From the Candidatus Krumholzibacteriota bacterium genome, one window contains:
- a CDS encoding YebC/PmpR family DNA-binding transcriptional regulator encodes MSGHSKWSTIKRKKEKVDQQRGKIFTKLIKEITVIAREGGGDLEGNPRLRTAVQNARDANMPASNIEKAIKRGTGELPGVTYEECTFEGYAPGGVAVLVESLTDNRNRTSAEVRHLFSKHGGHLGEPNSVSYLFESKGVLVIDAGNVDEDTIIEIALENGADDVRSDDGAFEVVCAPESFSAVREGFARAKIAPQLAEVSLYPKTTIELDRDHALRVLKLVGALEDNDDVQRVSANFDIPGELLAEIEEEI; translated from the coding sequence GTGTCCGGACATTCCAAGTGGAGCACGATCAAGCGGAAGAAGGAGAAGGTCGACCAGCAGCGCGGAAAGATCTTCACCAAGCTCATCAAGGAGATCACCGTCATCGCCCGCGAGGGCGGCGGCGATCTCGAGGGGAATCCGCGGTTGCGCACCGCCGTGCAGAACGCGCGCGACGCGAACATGCCCGCGTCGAACATCGAGAAGGCGATCAAGCGGGGCACTGGCGAGCTTCCCGGCGTCACCTACGAAGAATGCACGTTCGAGGGCTATGCCCCCGGGGGCGTCGCCGTCCTCGTGGAGTCGCTCACCGACAACCGCAACCGGACGAGCGCCGAGGTGCGCCATCTCTTCTCCAAGCACGGCGGCCATCTCGGCGAGCCGAACTCCGTCTCGTACCTCTTCGAGAGCAAGGGAGTGCTCGTCATCGACGCGGGGAACGTCGACGAGGACACGATCATAGAGATCGCCCTCGAGAACGGCGCCGACGACGTGCGGAGCGATGACGGCGCCTTCGAGGTCGTCTGCGCCCCCGAGAGCTTCTCGGCGGTGCGCGAGGGCTTCGCCAGGGCGAAGATCGCCCCGCAACTCGCCGAGGTCTCCCTCTATCCGAAGACGACGATCGAACTCGACCGCGATCATGCGCTGCGCGTCCTGAAGCTCGTCGGCGCACTCGAGGACAACGACGACGTCCAGCGCGTGAGCGCGAACTTCGATATCCCCGGCGAGCTGCTCGCCG